One region of Marivirga arenosa genomic DNA includes:
- a CDS encoding DUF3127 domain-containing protein, protein MELKGKVIDILPEEKGQGKNGEWRKQSYIIETQEQYPKKVCAEAWGDKIDGFNIKKGEELTAKINIDSREYNGKWYTNVKIWSVEKASDGNLGGIPNASTPPPAGPPASGAQDTPPPPSEDDELPF, encoded by the coding sequence ATGGAGTTAAAAGGAAAAGTTATTGACATTCTTCCTGAAGAAAAGGGACAAGGAAAGAATGGAGAGTGGAGAAAACAATCTTATATAATTGAAACTCAAGAACAATATCCTAAAAAAGTATGTGCAGAGGCTTGGGGTGATAAAATAGATGGTTTCAATATCAAGAAAGGGGAAGAGCTAACGGCAAAAATAAATATTGATAGCAGAGAATATAATGGCAAGTGGTATACAAATGTAAAAATTTGGTCAGTAGAAAAAGCTTCTGATGGGAATTTAGGTGGAATTCCAAATGCATCTACACCACCTCCTGCGGGCCCACCAGCTTCCGGAGCTCAAGATACTCCACCACCTCCAAGTGAAGATGATGAATTACCATTTTAA
- the dapB gene encoding 4-hydroxy-tetrahydrodipicolinate reductase translates to MKILLIGHGKMGKAIEEYAIQRGHSLVATVDVNDTLMPTLAEQADVAIEFTHPEAAFENIKFCLEHNLPVLSGTTGWLDKLSEIEKICQENDGTFLYASNFSIGVNLFFKLNKFLAKLMSPHDLYKPSMVEVHHTHKKDAPSGTAITLAEGVIEEHKGYSSWKNDSNVKDNEVPITSERIGEIPGTHKITYKSEVDQISIEHEAYSRDGFVQGAVLVAEWLPAQKGVVKIDDFLKL, encoded by the coding sequence ATGAAAATACTTCTAATTGGTCACGGTAAAATGGGAAAAGCTATTGAGGAATATGCCATTCAGAGAGGACATAGCCTAGTAGCCACAGTTGATGTAAACGATACGCTGATGCCTACTTTAGCTGAACAAGCCGATGTGGCGATAGAATTCACCCACCCTGAAGCTGCTTTTGAAAACATAAAATTCTGTTTGGAGCATAATTTACCTGTTTTATCAGGAACTACCGGCTGGTTAGATAAATTATCCGAAATCGAAAAAATATGTCAGGAAAATGATGGAACATTCTTATATGCATCCAATTTTTCAATAGGTGTAAATTTATTTTTCAAACTGAATAAGTTCTTAGCTAAGCTTATGAGTCCTCACGACCTCTATAAGCCCTCTATGGTAGAAGTACATCATACTCATAAGAAAGATGCGCCTAGTGGCACTGCTATTACTTTAGCTGAAGGTGTAATTGAAGAACATAAAGGATATTCATCGTGGAAAAACGATAGCAATGTAAAAGATAATGAGGTTCCAATTACTTCAGAAAGAATTGGAGAAATACCAGGTACACACAAAATAACTTACAAGTCAGAAGTGGATCAAATTAGCATAGAACATGAAGCTTATAGCCGAGATGGCTTTGTTCAAGGTGCTGTTTTAGTAGCCGAGTGGTTACCAGCTCAAAAAGGAGTTGTTAAAATTGATGACTTCTTAAAATTATAA
- a CDS encoding RluA family pseudouridine synthase — protein sequence MNKKSMPANQELKRYKIEKDSELFKYLIEFFSSKKKPLLKSIMGGGQIRINGDVITQFNHPLKKGDTMEINWSKPSKKVKLQKLNIIYEDQDLIVIEKEAGLLSVASLKEKKKNAVQILKEHVEAVDPNSRVYIIHRLEREASGILLFAKSKKVQELLQNSWEDYVIDRKYVAVVEGKVKQANGTLKNYLRSNKNNRVFVVDTPNNATEAISHFHVLKQSNAYSMLEFRLNTGFKNQIRVQMAHFGHPVTGDKKYTAKKNPLGRVALHANLIELKHPITGEHLKFELVPPSNFRNLVAKA from the coding sequence ATGAACAAAAAGTCAATGCCTGCTAATCAAGAGCTTAAGCGCTATAAAATTGAAAAAGATAGTGAATTATTTAAGTATCTTATCGAATTCTTTTCTAGTAAAAAAAAGCCTTTACTTAAATCAATAATGGGAGGTGGTCAAATCCGAATAAATGGGGATGTAATTACTCAGTTTAATCATCCTTTAAAAAAGGGTGATACAATGGAAATCAATTGGTCTAAACCATCAAAAAAGGTAAAGCTTCAAAAGTTAAATATTATTTATGAAGACCAAGATTTAATTGTAATTGAAAAAGAAGCAGGTTTATTATCTGTTGCCTCTTTAAAGGAAAAAAAGAAAAATGCAGTTCAGATTTTAAAAGAACATGTTGAAGCTGTTGATCCAAATAGCAGAGTATACATTATCCATAGGTTGGAAAGGGAGGCTTCTGGAATATTATTATTTGCTAAAAGTAAAAAAGTACAAGAGCTGCTTCAAAACTCTTGGGAAGATTATGTAATTGATAGAAAGTATGTTGCGGTAGTAGAGGGTAAAGTGAAGCAAGCAAATGGAACCTTGAAAAATTATCTAAGAAGCAATAAAAACAATCGAGTATTTGTAGTGGACACTCCAAATAATGCCACTGAAGCCATTAGTCATTTCCACGTCTTAAAACAATCTAATGCATATTCAATGCTTGAATTTAGATTAAATACGGGTTTTAAAAATCAAATTAGGGTTCAGATGGCTCACTTCGGACATCCCGTAACCGGTGATAAAAAATATACAGCCAAGAAAAATCCTTTGGGTAGAGTGGCTTTACATGCAAATCTTATTGAATTAAAACACCCCATAACTGGGGAACATTTAAAGTTTGAACTAGTTCCCCCTTCAAACTTTCGTAATTTAGTTGCGAAGGCATAA
- a CDS encoding D-2-hydroxyacid dehydrogenase: MAKKNILTYGKLAEGFHDFIKEEYEELNCLVAQNKDEISTLLPDCQYIGGFNFLKDQSIDHLEWIHSFGAGVDSFMRLNLPENLKLTKTKGKMGQRMAEYCLTYILEDLNKSNLYNVNQSTKTWDQVVPKSLSKQSVIIFGTGNISTDIAQVLQPLVKNIVGVNTSGKNKEFFDVCVPIEKFEIDNIDPEAIIINTLPATENTYNIFDSSFFSSLQNAFFINIGRGHSVNEDDLLIALDKNQLRNAVLDVFKEEPLPKSSKLWEHSKCIITPHISGITLLEDVKQSFKIAYEAVIKGKSNNLMVDTERGY; the protein is encoded by the coding sequence ATGGCTAAAAAGAATATACTTACTTACGGGAAACTAGCTGAAGGCTTTCATGATTTCATAAAAGAAGAATATGAAGAATTGAATTGCTTAGTTGCACAAAACAAGGATGAAATCAGTACTCTACTTCCTGATTGTCAGTACATAGGAGGATTCAATTTTTTAAAAGATCAAAGCATAGACCATTTAGAATGGATACACTCTTTTGGAGCAGGAGTTGATAGTTTCATGAGATTAAACCTTCCAGAAAACTTAAAACTGACCAAAACAAAAGGTAAAATGGGCCAGAGAATGGCTGAATATTGTTTAACCTACATACTTGAAGATTTAAATAAATCTAATTTATATAATGTAAATCAATCAACTAAAACATGGGACCAAGTAGTGCCTAAATCCCTCTCAAAGCAAAGTGTTATCATTTTTGGAACGGGAAATATCAGTACAGACATAGCCCAAGTTCTACAACCATTGGTTAAAAATATTGTGGGGGTAAACACCAGCGGAAAGAACAAGGAATTTTTTGATGTATGCGTCCCAATTGAAAAATTTGAAATTGATAATATTGATCCTGAAGCAATCATAATTAATACGCTACCTGCTACCGAAAACACCTATAACATTTTTGACTCTTCATTCTTTTCCTCTCTTCAAAATGCATTTTTTATTAATATTGGTAGAGGCCATTCTGTAAATGAAGATGACTTATTAATTGCTTTAGACAAAAATCAACTACGAAATGCCGTTTTGGATGTATTCAAAGAAGAGCCTTTACCAAAAAGCTCCAAGCTTTGGGAGCATTCTAAGTGCATAATTACACCTCATATTTCTGGAATAACTTTGCTTGAAGATGTGAAACAAAGTTTTAAAATAGCTTATGAAGCTGTAATCAAAGGTAAATCAAATAACCTAATGGTAGATACTGAAAGGGGCTACTAA
- a CDS encoding D-glycero-alpha-D-manno-heptose-1,7-bisphosphate 7-phosphatase, with translation MTGRKCIFLDRDGVLNEERGEYTYKLDDFNILNGVPDALKMLKENGYLLIVITNQAGIAKGLYSAEDVMNCYNYLQVQTGSFIDDIYYCPHHPITTQSLLRKPDSLMLEKAMAKWNIDPKASFMVGDSKRDIEAAERVGVKGILIGDKESPEKETPHEENLWGAVQNIILI, from the coding sequence ATGACTGGTAGAAAATGTATTTTTTTAGATCGAGATGGAGTTTTAAATGAAGAAAGAGGAGAATATACATATAAATTAGATGACTTTAATATATTAAATGGTGTTCCTGATGCTTTAAAAATGCTGAAGGAAAACGGATATTTATTGATAGTTATTACAAACCAGGCAGGAATTGCGAAAGGGCTATATTCAGCCGAAGATGTTATGAATTGTTATAATTATTTACAAGTCCAAACGGGAAGTTTTATTGATGATATTTATTATTGCCCACATCATCCAATTACCACTCAATCCTTATTACGGAAACCTGATAGCCTAATGCTTGAAAAGGCTATGGCAAAATGGAATATCGATCCAAAGGCTTCATTTATGGTAGGAGATTCAAAAAGGGATATTGAGGCTGCTGAGCGAGTTGGTGTAAAAGGTATACTGATCGGAGATAAAGAAAGCCCTGAAAAAGAAACACCCCATGAAGAAAATCTATGGGGTGCAGTTCAAAATATTATATTGATATGA
- a CDS encoding DUF3817 domain-containing protein, whose protein sequence is MLQALRITAILEGISYLLLGITMPLKYSMNMPQPNYFVGMAHGVLFIAYCSLVIIVASKYKWNLKLSFLSLLASLIPFGTFYADWKWFRTIKA, encoded by the coding sequence ATGCTTCAGGCACTTAGAATAACCGCCATATTAGAAGGAATTTCATATTTATTACTAGGAATTACTATGCCGCTAAAATATTCAATGAATATGCCCCAACCTAATTATTTTGTGGGTATGGCTCATGGAGTATTATTTATTGCTTACTGTTCATTGGTAATCATTGTGGCTAGCAAATATAAATGGAATTTGAAACTTAGCTTTTTATCTTTACTTGCTTCCTTAATACCATTTGGAACTTTCTATGCTGACTGGAAATGGTTTAGAACTATAAAAGCTTAG
- a CDS encoding polyprenol monophosphomannose synthase, whose protein sequence is MKENLVIIPTYNERENIEDIIRAVFLLSERFEILIIDDNSPDGTAEIVKSLQEEYSGQLHIIERLGKLGLGTAYIEGFKYALKHNYEYIFEMDADFSHNPLDLLELLKACKKPDIQLTIGSRYKTGVNVVNWPMGRVLMSYMASKYVKFITGLPVYDATAGFICYHRSILETIKLEEIKFIGYAFQIEMKFTAWKYGFGIEEVPIIFTDRSKGVSKMSKKIFKEAIFGVIQMKIKSWFKKYKPASELKTSQNATA, encoded by the coding sequence ATGAAAGAGAATTTAGTAATCATACCGACTTACAATGAGCGTGAAAATATTGAGGACATCATTCGCGCAGTTTTTCTTCTGTCAGAAAGATTTGAGATATTAATTATTGATGATAATTCACCAGATGGAACAGCTGAAATTGTAAAGTCATTACAAGAAGAATACTCTGGACAGTTACACATCATAGAAAGGCTTGGTAAGCTAGGACTAGGTACAGCTTATATAGAAGGTTTTAAATACGCTTTAAAGCATAATTACGAGTACATATTTGAAATGGATGCTGACTTCTCTCATAATCCATTAGACCTCTTAGAATTGCTTAAAGCATGTAAAAAACCAGATATACAATTAACTATAGGTTCTCGTTACAAAACAGGAGTAAATGTAGTGAATTGGCCGATGGGAAGAGTTCTCATGTCTTATATGGCTAGCAAATATGTGAAATTCATAACAGGTCTTCCTGTTTATGATGCTACCGCTGGTTTCATCTGTTATCACAGGTCAATTTTAGAAACCATTAAACTTGAAGAGATAAAGTTTATTGGTTATGCATTTCAAATTGAAATGAAGTTTACTGCCTGGAAATACGGATTTGGAATTGAGGAAGTCCCAATAATTTTCACAGATAGAAGTAAAGGGGTTTCTAAAATGTCAAAAAAGATATTTAAAGAAGCTATTTTTGGCGTAATACAAATGAAAATAAAAAGCTGGTTTAAAAAATATAAACCAGCCTCCGAATTAAAAACAAGTCAAAATGCTACTGCTTAA
- a CDS encoding alpha/beta hydrolase: MRQTVSFQHKAVYYQTGEITDHTKELWFVLHGYGQLPQYFIRKFKDIETEKRVIIAPGGLSKFYLEGFYGRVGSSWMTKEERLLDIENYIVYLNALADQLLEKVNSNMKITLLGFSQGTATVCRWAEKLDFQFEKLILHSGAFPPDVSFKHLGDILKDKQVYMLRGDQDEFINEEREREQEDLINKLNLKVNHIEFKGKHDIHIDSLKDIIKQ; this comes from the coding sequence ATGCGACAAACAGTAAGTTTTCAACATAAAGCAGTTTATTATCAAACTGGAGAAATAACAGATCACACAAAAGAATTATGGTTTGTTTTACATGGCTATGGTCAATTGCCTCAATACTTTATTAGGAAGTTTAAGGATATTGAAACTGAGAAAAGGGTTATAATAGCACCAGGAGGGTTATCAAAATTTTATTTAGAAGGCTTTTATGGCAGAGTTGGGTCATCATGGATGACAAAAGAGGAAAGGCTTTTAGATATTGAAAATTACATAGTTTATTTAAATGCTCTAGCAGATCAACTATTAGAAAAGGTAAACTCAAATATGAAAATCACTTTATTAGGCTTTTCACAAGGAACTGCTACTGTCTGCAGATGGGCAGAGAAGTTAGATTTTCAATTTGAGAAACTCATTTTACATTCAGGTGCTTTTCCACCAGATGTTAGCTTTAAACACTTAGGAGATATACTTAAAGATAAGCAAGTGTATATGTTAAGAGGAGATCAGGATGAGTTTATAAATGAAGAAAGGGAAAGAGAACAAGAGGATTTGATTAATAAACTAAATTTAAAAGTGAATCATATTGAATTTAAAGGGAAACATGATATTCACATTGATTCATTAAAAGATATTATTAAGCAGTAG
- the purB gene encoding adenylosuccinate lyase, translated as MELTTLTAISPIDGRYRNKTQSLAEFFSEWGLIRYRVHIEVEYFIALCELPLPQLKDFDKSLFPKMRSLVYDFSEKDALVIKEIEKTTNHDVKAVEYFLKQKFDDLGIGGQKEFIHFGLTSQDINNTATPLLLKEATEKVYLPLLGEVKEIVSKYSNEWKGVPMLAKTHGQPASPTRLGKEIHVFATRIEEQLNLYNTIPFAAKFGGATGNFNAHHVAYPNINWKEFGDNFCEKYLGLKRSEPTTQIEHYDHLAALFDNFKRINTILLDLSKDVWQYISMNYFKQKISKNEVGSSAMPHKVNPIDFENAEGNLGIANALLEHLAAKLPISRLQRDLTDSTVLRNIGVPLAHGVIAFESLKKGLNKLELNQDAIKSDLNENWAVVAEAIQTILRREAYPSPYEALKALTRKNEKITQNTISEFIDQLDVSDTIKNELKDITPFNYTGI; from the coding sequence ATGGAATTAACTACTTTAACTGCTATATCTCCAATAGATGGACGCTACAGAAATAAAACACAGAGCCTTGCTGAATTCTTCTCAGAATGGGGTTTGATAAGATATAGAGTGCATATTGAGGTAGAATATTTCATTGCATTATGTGAGCTACCATTACCTCAGTTAAAGGATTTCGATAAAAGTTTGTTTCCTAAAATGAGATCCTTGGTCTATGATTTTTCGGAAAAAGATGCATTAGTCATTAAGGAAATTGAAAAGACTACAAATCACGATGTAAAAGCAGTCGAATATTTTTTAAAACAAAAATTTGATGATTTAGGAATTGGGGGCCAAAAAGAATTTATTCACTTTGGTTTAACTTCACAAGACATCAACAATACCGCCACTCCTTTATTATTAAAAGAGGCTACTGAAAAAGTATATTTACCGCTCTTAGGAGAAGTTAAAGAGATCGTAAGTAAATATTCAAATGAGTGGAAAGGTGTCCCTATGCTGGCTAAAACACACGGGCAGCCTGCTTCCCCTACGCGACTAGGTAAAGAAATTCATGTATTTGCAACAAGGATTGAAGAACAACTAAATTTATATAATACAATACCTTTTGCAGCCAAATTTGGTGGCGCTACTGGTAATTTTAATGCGCATCATGTTGCCTATCCTAATATCAATTGGAAAGAATTTGGTGATAACTTTTGTGAAAAATATTTGGGTTTAAAACGATCTGAACCCACTACTCAAATAGAACATTACGACCATTTAGCAGCTTTATTCGATAATTTTAAAAGAATTAATACGATTCTATTAGATTTAAGTAAAGATGTATGGCAATACATTAGCATGAACTATTTTAAACAAAAGATTTCTAAAAATGAGGTTGGTTCATCTGCAATGCCACATAAAGTAAATCCGATCGATTTTGAAAACGCAGAAGGTAATTTGGGAATTGCCAATGCACTTTTAGAGCATTTAGCAGCAAAACTTCCAATATCAAGATTGCAAAGAGATTTAACGGATTCTACCGTTTTAAGAAATATAGGAGTTCCTTTAGCGCATGGAGTCATTGCGTTTGAATCGCTTAAAAAAGGATTAAATAAACTGGAGTTAAATCAAGATGCTATTAAATCTGATTTAAATGAAAACTGGGCTGTAGTAGCTGAGGCTATTCAAACTATTTTAAGAAGAGAAGCTTATCCATCTCCTTATGAGGCTTTAAAAGCTTTGACAAGGAAGAATGAGAAGATTACACAGAATACAATCTCTGAATTTATTGATCAGCTTGATGTTTCAGATACGATAAAAAATGAATTAAAAGATATAACTCCTTTTAATTATACCGGTATTTAA
- a CDS encoding DUF5683 domain-containing protein: MQKSLFVFIFLFAAVFAKGQEIQKADSSNLRLANENKEIQQFQSQDTIHSPRRAALYSAIIPGMGQFYNEKYWKIPIVYALGALAINQIKQNHQNYLLFRNIYINLNDGIAENNDQIQNYIDIGFDLERSNRTIDRYKRDRDYWIILSGLFYILNIVDATVDAHLREFNINPDLSLNVQPEFKRNPYNNMTAGLTLNFRLK, from the coding sequence ATGCAAAAATCTTTATTCGTTTTCATATTTTTATTTGCAGCTGTATTTGCAAAAGGTCAAGAGATACAAAAAGCTGATTCTTCAAACCTACGGTTAGCAAATGAAAATAAAGAAATACAGCAATTTCAATCTCAAGATACTATCCATTCCCCAAGAAGAGCAGCCTTGTATTCGGCTATTATTCCGGGAATGGGTCAGTTTTACAATGAAAAATATTGGAAAATACCAATCGTTTATGCATTAGGAGCCTTAGCGATTAATCAAATCAAACAAAATCATCAAAATTACTTATTGTTCCGTAATATATACATCAACTTGAATGATGGTATAGCAGAAAATAATGATCAAATTCAAAATTACATTGACATAGGATTCGATTTGGAAAGAAGTAATCGTACAATTGACCGATACAAGAGAGATAGAGATTACTGGATAATCCTTTCGGGCCTTTTCTATATACTAAATATTGTTGATGCTACGGTTGATGCCCATTTAAGGGAATTTAATATAAATCCCGATTTAAGTTTAAATGTACAGCCTGAATTTAAAAGAAATCCTTACAATAATATGACTGCAGGTTTAACGCTAAATTTTAGATTGAAATAA
- the lepB gene encoding signal peptidase I, protein MKIPFFNKKKKPAKPKSKLREWVDALIFAVIAATIIRWATLEAFVIPTPSMEGTLLVGDYLFVSKLHYGPRTPRTPLQLPLTHRRFYGTENVPAYLDWIQLPQVRIPGFSEVKRNDAVVFNYPEELQYPLDLREYYIKRCVGIPGDKVQVIDATLYINDEKAYVPEDIQFSYFIKTKQTIRDRVFEDYNIWDKVYEPGYGYRVHAEPKDIERMKSLNFIDDIIFSPTYKNGQILSTDSTDVDPSTFPKTPETNWNKDFYGPIYVPKEGQTIKINHKNLLMYGDVLRYYEHLEDVQIKDDKLFIEGQQVNEYTFSQDYFFMMGDNRHNSWDSRYWGFVPKDHVVGKALFIWMSMDPNQSFFNKIRWERIFSGIE, encoded by the coding sequence ATGAAAATTCCTTTTTTCAATAAAAAAAAGAAACCTGCTAAGCCCAAATCTAAATTAAGAGAATGGGTAGATGCATTAATTTTTGCTGTAATTGCAGCTACAATAATAAGATGGGCTACTCTTGAAGCTTTTGTGATTCCTACGCCATCAATGGAAGGAACATTACTAGTTGGTGATTATTTGTTTGTAAGTAAATTACACTATGGACCAAGAACACCTAGAACACCACTTCAATTACCTTTAACTCATAGAAGATTTTATGGAACTGAAAATGTGCCTGCCTATTTAGACTGGATTCAACTTCCTCAAGTGAGAATTCCCGGGTTCAGTGAGGTAAAAAGAAATGATGCAGTAGTTTTTAATTATCCTGAGGAACTCCAATATCCATTAGATTTAAGAGAATACTACATTAAAAGATGTGTTGGAATCCCAGGAGATAAAGTGCAGGTTATTGATGCAACTTTATACATAAATGATGAAAAAGCTTATGTACCTGAAGATATACAGTTTAGTTACTTTATAAAAACTAAGCAAACCATTAGAGACAGGGTTTTTGAAGATTATAATATATGGGATAAGGTGTATGAACCAGGGTATGGATATCGAGTACATGCTGAACCAAAAGATATAGAAAGAATGAAATCATTGAATTTTATTGATGATATCATATTTTCTCCTACCTATAAAAATGGTCAAATCCTTTCTACAGACAGCACAGATGTAGATCCATCTACTTTCCCTAAAACACCGGAAACAAATTGGAATAAAGATTTTTATGGCCCTATTTATGTTCCGAAAGAAGGGCAAACCATAAAAATAAATCATAAAAACCTATTAATGTACGGTGATGTACTTAGGTATTACGAACACCTTGAAGATGTGCAAATTAAAGACGATAAATTATTCATTGAAGGCCAACAAGTAAATGAATATACATTCTCTCAAGATTACTTCTTTATGATGGGAGATAATCGTCACAATTCATGGGATAGTCGCTATTGGGGATTTGTTCCTAAAGATCACGTTGTGGGAAAAGCATTGTTTATCTGGATGAGTATGGATCCTAATCAGTCATTTTTCAATAAAATAAGATGGGAGCGTATATTTTCTGGAATTGAATAA